In one window of Desulforhabdus amnigena DNA:
- a CDS encoding DUF116 domain-containing protein: MEKHSSEDRVAPLKQPAKITLVGLMGLTGILILLTLSLVYLVPYYGLNRFHSQFVWFMASLLGVLGILTLVGVSLLIAVTLLGHDVPFSKKLRSFTAKFMLPVLVVVGKLVGLKREEVQHAFVAVNNEIVMAQCRNGHAPQRILLLMPHCLQNSNCPVKITYRVQNCKRCGKCPIKDLLELSAKYGVDLAVATGGTRARQIVLEKRPDLIIAVACERDLTSGIQDTTPLPVYGIFNERPHGPCFNTQVAVERVEAVLQEVVSMRRAES, from the coding sequence TTGGAGAAACATAGTTCGGAAGATCGTGTTGCGCCTCTCAAGCAGCCCGCAAAAATCACCCTCGTCGGTCTCATGGGGCTGACGGGTATTCTGATTTTATTGACTCTTTCCCTTGTTTATCTCGTGCCCTATTACGGGCTGAACCGCTTTCATTCGCAATTTGTATGGTTCATGGCATCGCTCCTCGGGGTGCTGGGCATCCTGACCCTGGTTGGCGTATCCCTCCTCATTGCCGTGACCCTGCTGGGGCATGACGTGCCCTTTTCCAAGAAGCTGAGGAGCTTTACAGCCAAATTCATGCTTCCGGTGCTCGTGGTGGTGGGGAAGCTGGTGGGACTCAAGCGGGAAGAAGTGCAGCATGCCTTTGTGGCGGTGAACAATGAAATCGTCATGGCTCAATGCCGCAATGGGCACGCCCCTCAAAGAATCCTTCTCCTCATGCCCCACTGCCTGCAGAACAGCAACTGCCCGGTTAAAATCACCTACCGGGTTCAAAACTGCAAGCGATGCGGGAAATGTCCCATCAAGGACCTGCTGGAACTCTCCGCAAAGTACGGTGTGGATCTCGCCGTGGCCACGGGGGGCACCAGGGCGCGCCAGATTGTCCTCGAGAAACGCCCCGATTTGATCATCGCCGTGGCCTGTGAGCGCGATTTGACGAGCGGCATTCAGGATACGACGCCTCTGCCCGTCTACGGCATTTTCAACGAGCGCCCCCACGGGCCCTGCTTCAACACCCAGGTGGCTGTCGAGCGGGTGGAGGCGGTGCTCCAGGAGGTCGTTTCCATGAGGCGGGCGGAATCATGA
- the fmt gene encoding methionyl-tRNA formyltransferase, with product MTNPELPTLIFMGTPDFAVPSLKQLHDAGADVRLVVTQPDRPSGRGKKLTPPPVKLLAEKLEIPVYQPAKIRAEGVLEHILSFEAECAAVVAYGQILPQPFLDGHPLGALNVHASLLPRYRGAAPIQRSILAGDTVTGVSIMLLDAGMDTGPVLAQKEIPILPEDTLGVLHDKLALLGAELLCETLRKWKAGELRPQPQDDRLATNAPPLAKGEWRISWNAPAHRIVNTIRAFDPWPGAYGFYGGKRVKCFHASLLNWKGEGEAGEVVGFMENGLVVLGGDRKAVSIGELQWEGQRRMAAEEFLRGRPMPPGSRFD from the coding sequence ATGACAAACCCCGAGCTTCCCACTCTCATTTTTATGGGTACTCCCGATTTCGCCGTTCCGTCTTTGAAGCAACTCCATGATGCCGGGGCCGATGTGCGCCTGGTGGTGACTCAGCCGGACCGGCCCAGCGGGCGCGGGAAAAAGCTGACTCCGCCTCCTGTCAAATTGTTGGCAGAGAAGCTCGAAATCCCTGTCTATCAACCGGCGAAAATCAGGGCGGAAGGAGTTCTCGAACACATTCTTTCTTTTGAAGCCGAATGTGCCGCCGTTGTGGCTTACGGTCAGATATTGCCCCAGCCGTTTCTGGATGGGCATCCCCTGGGGGCGCTGAACGTCCATGCCTCGCTTCTGCCCAGGTATCGCGGAGCCGCGCCCATCCAGAGGTCCATTCTTGCAGGGGATACGGTGACGGGAGTGAGCATCATGCTTCTGGATGCGGGCATGGACACAGGCCCTGTGCTGGCTCAAAAAGAGATCCCCATTCTGCCCGAAGATACGCTGGGGGTGTTGCACGACAAGCTCGCCCTGCTGGGTGCGGAATTGCTTTGCGAAACGCTCAGAAAATGGAAAGCGGGTGAACTGCGGCCCCAGCCGCAGGATGATCGACTGGCCACGAACGCTCCGCCTCTTGCCAAGGGGGAATGGCGCATTTCCTGGAACGCACCGGCTCACCGGATTGTCAATACCATTCGAGCCTTCGATCCCTGGCCCGGCGCTTACGGTTTTTACGGCGGAAAGCGGGTGAAGTGTTTCCATGCCTCTCTTTTGAACTGGAAAGGGGAGGGCGAGGCCGGAGAAGTGGTGGGATTCATGGAAAACGGCTTGGTCGTTCTGGGTGGAGACCGAAAGGCTGTGTCCATTGGAGAGCTCCAATGGGAAGGGCAGCGCCGTATGGCCGCAGAAGAGTTTCTTCGGGGCCGCCCCATGCCGCCGGGGTCCCGTTTCGATTGA
- the def gene encoding peptide deformylase yields MALLEICTYPNPVLREKARRVETVDREIRKLIDDMAETMYDAPGIGLAANQVGKLLRLVMIDLQKPEYEHGLIVLVNPEIVSGRGETTYEEGCLSVPEFYSKVKRYEEVVVRGMDPDGKPVEIQAGGLLAIALQHEIDHLEGKLFIDRIGLIARDIFKRKWKKRLKEKEA; encoded by the coding sequence ATGGCTTTACTGGAAATTTGTACCTATCCCAATCCCGTGCTGCGCGAGAAGGCGCGACGGGTTGAAACGGTGGATCGGGAGATTCGAAAACTCATCGATGACATGGCCGAGACCATGTATGACGCTCCGGGCATCGGCTTGGCCGCCAACCAGGTGGGAAAGCTGCTCCGGCTGGTCATGATAGATCTTCAGAAGCCTGAATATGAGCACGGGCTGATTGTCCTCGTAAACCCGGAAATCGTGAGCGGCCGGGGCGAAACAACCTACGAAGAAGGGTGTCTGAGCGTGCCCGAATTTTATTCCAAGGTAAAACGCTATGAAGAGGTCGTCGTGCGGGGGATGGACCCCGATGGAAAGCCCGTGGAAATCCAGGCCGGAGGGCTCCTGGCTATCGCCCTGCAGCACGAGATCGATCACTTGGAGGGGAAGCTCTTCATCGACCGGATCGGTCTCATCGCACGGGATATTTTCAAGAGAAAATGGAAAAAAAGGTTGAAAGAGAAGGAAGCCTAG
- a CDS encoding glycosyltransferase family 2 protein, producing the protein MSVLVKLPNNEPEELPEVSILIPANNEAGGIAEVVGRVRQVMDNLDYLYEILVIDDGSTDDTAQNAHDAGARVIQHPYNIGNGAAIKTGIRNAHGKWLVTLDGDGQHPPEEIPHLLEKLQIFDMVVGARTQESATCMHRNLANRIYNWFASYVCGHKIEDLTSGFRAVKAHIAQEFISLLPNTFSYPTTITMATLRSGYSLKYIPITTCKRNGDSKSKIKLLRDGSRFFLIIFKVATLFSPMKIFLPVSFSTFLLGLGYGLFKVFFLDGRYGPTSAMLMTTSILMFLVGLVSEQITQLRFDRSEFSKVVKNN; encoded by the coding sequence ATGTCTGTATTAGTCAAGCTACCCAATAACGAGCCTGAGGAACTTCCGGAAGTAAGCATCCTCATTCCTGCAAACAATGAAGCCGGTGGAATTGCGGAAGTTGTGGGGAGAGTCCGCCAGGTCATGGACAATCTGGACTATCTTTACGAAATCCTTGTGATAGATGACGGATCAACAGACGACACCGCTCAAAATGCCCATGACGCAGGAGCCAGAGTCATACAACACCCTTACAATATCGGAAACGGGGCGGCAATCAAGACCGGTATCCGAAACGCGCACGGCAAATGGCTCGTCACACTCGACGGCGATGGTCAGCATCCACCCGAGGAAATCCCGCATCTGCTGGAAAAACTGCAGATTTTTGACATGGTCGTGGGAGCTCGTACTCAAGAGTCGGCAACCTGCATGCATCGGAACCTAGCAAACAGAATCTACAACTGGTTTGCATCCTACGTGTGCGGACACAAAATTGAGGACCTCACCTCCGGATTCAGAGCCGTCAAAGCACACATCGCACAAGAATTCATCTCTTTGCTGCCAAACACCTTTTCCTACCCTACCACCATCACCATGGCGACTTTGAGGTCAGGGTATAGTTTGAAATATATCCCCATTACAACATGCAAACGCAATGGAGACAGCAAAAGCAAGATCAAGCTTCTCCGCGACGGATCGCGATTTTTCCTCATCATTTTTAAGGTTGCCACCCTGTTTTCACCTATGAAGATATTCTTGCCGGTCAGCTTCTCGACCTTTCTCCTGGGGCTCGGTTACGGGCTTTTCAAGGTTTTCTTTTTGGATGGTCGTTATGGTCCAACCTCAGCCATGCTGATGACAACGTCTATCCTCATGTTTCTTGTCGGGCTGGTATCAGAGCAAATTACCCAGCTAAGGTTTGATCGTTCTGAATTCTCAAAAGTGGTTAAGAATAACTAA
- a CDS encoding ABC transporter permease codes for MHDTRPFVHIKPRNGWNLFDSVELLHYRDLLYFLTMRSIKVKYKQTVLGGLWAVIQPLFSVAIFTLVFGKLARVPSDGVPYPVFSLTAMVAWTYFANSVSSAANSIVQEAGLLTKVYFPRLFIPFAYVLAGLLDFIIAYLISLILALCYGITLTGTLLLMPVFVLLMALSATGVGVFLAAMNARYRDVRYAIPFLIQLWMFASPIVYPSSIFPEHYRLAYALNPMAGIIEGFRYSLIGGNAFPFGMIAVSAASGITLFCVGLIYFKKTERFFADIV; via the coding sequence ATGCACGACACAAGACCATTTGTTCACATTAAACCCCGCAACGGATGGAACCTTTTCGACAGCGTAGAGCTTCTGCACTACCGCGACCTTCTCTACTTTCTGACCATGCGCTCCATCAAGGTGAAATACAAGCAGACCGTACTCGGGGGCTTATGGGCCGTCATCCAGCCGCTTTTTTCCGTAGCTATTTTTACTCTGGTTTTCGGAAAGCTCGCCCGCGTTCCATCAGACGGTGTTCCCTATCCCGTGTTCAGTCTCACCGCTATGGTGGCCTGGACCTATTTTGCCAATTCCGTTTCTTCCGCGGCAAACAGTATCGTTCAGGAAGCCGGTCTTTTGACCAAGGTCTATTTTCCCAGGCTGTTCATACCCTTTGCATACGTCCTTGCCGGACTCCTCGATTTCATTATAGCTTACCTCATTTCCCTGATCCTGGCCCTCTGTTACGGAATCACACTTACTGGGACTCTGCTGCTGATGCCTGTCTTCGTTCTCCTGATGGCCCTTTCCGCAACGGGGGTCGGTGTGTTCCTGGCGGCTATGAATGCACGGTATCGTGACGTGAGGTACGCGATTCCCTTTCTCATACAACTTTGGATGTTTGCTTCCCCCATCGTGTATCCTTCGTCGATTTTTCCCGAACATTACCGCCTGGCTTACGCCCTCAACCCCATGGCTGGAATCATCGAGGGATTCCGTTACAGTCTCATTGGCGGCAACGCCTTTCCCTTTGGGATGATCGCAGTTTCCGCCGCATCCGGTATCACACTGTTTTGCGTCGGCTTGATATATTTCAAGAAAACGGAACGCTTTTTTGCGGATATCGTTTAG
- a CDS encoding ABC transporter ATP-binding protein, translating into METLLSPLRNLKRIRNQTRFENGDTGLYYGNGTESDVIWALRGVSFDVQQGEVLGIIGRNGAGKSTLLKVLSRITEPTSGEAKIYGRIASLLEAGSGFHPDLTGRENIYLNGTILGMRKAEVNRKFDEIVDFSEIEKFLDTPVKYYSSGMYVRLAFAVAAHLESEILVVDEVLAVGDAAFQKKCLGKMGEVEKEGRTILFVSHNTGTVSSLCNQGLFLDNGEAIFKGMTRECIGHYLKSTASNDESHTVHLDKPTNAPIWMESITIICNSTPSDCLVAGEELSFKVTFQSEETLRSPKVTYIISSVDGVPLINASNRYQPSPDFPTSVSNGTVYCHLGSVPFMEGSYTVSFSLGDELRDWHIAENALTFRVFGNDVWGTGRLPKPNSSYFWHPTVFEPAI; encoded by the coding sequence ATGGAAACCCTTCTCAGTCCCTTACGCAATCTCAAACGCATTCGCAACCAGACTCGATTCGAAAATGGGGATACCGGTCTGTATTATGGCAACGGTACCGAAAGTGATGTGATCTGGGCACTCAGGGGCGTCTCTTTTGACGTCCAGCAGGGTGAAGTGCTGGGCATCATCGGCCGTAACGGCGCAGGCAAGAGCACTCTTCTCAAGGTATTGAGCCGAATAACGGAACCGACCTCAGGCGAAGCGAAAATCTACGGTCGCATTGCGAGCCTCCTGGAAGCCGGTTCCGGCTTCCATCCCGACCTCACGGGACGCGAAAACATCTATCTCAACGGCACCATCCTGGGCATGCGTAAAGCGGAGGTGAATCGCAAATTCGATGAGATTGTCGACTTCTCTGAAATTGAAAAATTCTTGGATACTCCGGTCAAATACTACTCCAGTGGAATGTATGTACGCCTGGCTTTTGCGGTTGCAGCCCACCTGGAATCCGAGATCCTGGTAGTTGACGAGGTACTGGCGGTAGGGGACGCCGCTTTCCAGAAGAAATGCCTGGGCAAAATGGGAGAAGTCGAAAAGGAGGGAAGGACCATCCTGTTTGTGAGCCACAACACGGGCACAGTAAGTTCTCTCTGTAATCAGGGGTTGTTTCTCGACAACGGAGAGGCCATCTTCAAAGGAATGACCAGGGAATGCATTGGTCATTATCTCAAGTCCACCGCATCGAACGACGAGAGCCACACCGTTCATCTCGATAAGCCGACCAATGCGCCGATCTGGATGGAGTCCATCACCATCATCTGCAACTCCACCCCATCTGACTGCCTTGTCGCCGGAGAAGAATTGTCTTTCAAGGTGACTTTCCAATCAGAAGAAACCCTCCGTTCACCCAAAGTCACCTATATTATCTCTTCAGTGGATGGCGTCCCCTTGATCAATGCGAGCAATCGTTACCAACCATCCCCTGATTTTCCCACATCTGTATCCAACGGGACCGTCTATTGCCATCTTGGGTCAGTACCCTTTATGGAAGGATCATATACGGTTTCTTTTTCGCTGGGTGACGAGCTACGAGACTGGCATATCGCCGAAAATGCACTGACATTCAGGGTATTTGGGAACGATGTATGGGGTACCGGAAGACTCCCAAAACCCAATTCATCTTACTTTTGGCACCCTACCGTTTTTGAGCCGGCAATTTGA
- a CDS encoding glycosyltransferase family 4 protein — MKILLIHDVKKPFGGGEKFVEDIEVLLKSYGNIVYKYYGSEQEDCSVFGAISKFYNLKQKKILKKIIAKFSPDIVISNGTNRVITESIDRYLYKNKIYHIKIIHSYSYFCPKTWAIFKNGKPCNKGYNALCLIYKCKSSKEGVNYILYYILKWLKVGLHRITMKNFVNHFICPSAFLAECMKKSLKLSDAKVTFLPHFIEIDKNSYINFDNINPKQFLFVGRISSEKGIDIAIKAIALLKKWGIQDAVLKIIGDGSELGILQKLVIQLQVINQIRFIGFIPHSQIDKYYQDSIAVIVPSVCMETFGLINIEAMKNKTPVIASNIGAIQDIVEHGTTGYLFEMGNYIELAKYMRKLYNNKKLSIKLGEAGYAKVLKEFNKESYYKRLMEICRRHQE; from the coding sequence ATGAAAATATTATTGATACATGATGTAAAAAAACCATTTGGAGGTGGAGAAAAATTTGTAGAGGATATAGAAGTATTATTAAAAAGTTATGGAAATATAGTTTATAAATATTATGGTTCAGAGCAAGAGGACTGCTCTGTGTTTGGAGCTATAAGTAAATTTTATAATTTAAAGCAAAAGAAAATATTAAAAAAAATAATCGCAAAATTCAGTCCAGATATAGTGATTTCAAATGGAACGAATAGAGTAATAACTGAAAGTATAGATAGATATTTATATAAAAATAAAATATATCATATTAAAATAATACATTCGTATAGCTATTTTTGCCCAAAAACATGGGCCATTTTTAAAAATGGAAAACCGTGTAATAAAGGTTATAATGCTCTATGTTTAATATATAAATGTAAAAGCTCTAAGGAAGGAGTAAATTATATATTATATTATATATTAAAGTGGCTAAAGGTTGGTTTGCATAGAATAACTATGAAAAATTTTGTTAATCATTTTATTTGTCCTTCTGCATTCTTAGCTGAATGCATGAAAAAATCGTTAAAACTTTCTGATGCAAAGGTAACTTTTCTTCCTCACTTTATAGAGATTGATAAAAATAGCTATATAAATTTTGACAATATTAATCCAAAGCAATTCTTGTTTGTAGGTAGAATATCAAGCGAAAAAGGAATTGATATTGCTATAAAAGCAATTGCCTTATTAAAGAAATGGGGCATACAAGATGCTGTATTGAAAATCATTGGAGATGGCTCTGAACTAGGAATTTTACAAAAACTGGTAATCCAACTTCAAGTGATTAATCAGATTAGATTTATTGGTTTTATACCCCATTCTCAAATCGATAAATACTATCAAGATTCAATAGCGGTAATAGTTCCTAGTGTCTGCATGGAAACATTTGGGTTGATTAATATTGAGGCTATGAAGAATAAAACTCCAGTTATCGCTTCAAATATAGGTGCTATTCAAGATATTGTTGAACATGGTACAACAGGTTATCTGTTTGAAATGGGAAATTATATTGAATTGGCAAAATATATGAGAAAATTATATAATAATAAAAAATTGTCAATTAAACTCGGTGAGGCCGGTTATGCTAAGGTACTAAAAGAATTTAATAAAGAGAGCTACTATAAAAGACTAATGGAAATTTGTCGAAGACACCAGGAATGA
- a CDS encoding DUF2335 domain-containing protein, with protein MPLRSSDQNMTSKNHKDIAKQSRSTASDQNNQLQTKQQLLLGHQYSGPLPHPSILEKYEVLYPGATKLIIDNYLLQTKHRQELEKRVIESGCGDSRKGLWFAFIIGMTGIVGSVACILSGAQIAGSVLGFTSLTGLVSTFIIGTRERRAERETKFKAMQ; from the coding sequence ATGCCATTGAGAAGTTCGGATCAGAATATGACGTCGAAAAATCATAAGGATATAGCCAAACAAAGCCGTTCGACTGCTTCTGATCAGAACAACCAACTTCAGACAAAACAACAGCTTCTATTAGGTCATCAATACTCGGGTCCGTTACCACACCCGTCCATCCTTGAAAAGTACGAAGTTCTCTATCCCGGTGCAACCAAGCTCATTATAGATAATTACCTGTTGCAAACAAAACATCGGCAAGAGCTTGAAAAGAGGGTTATCGAAAGCGGTTGCGGAGACAGCCGAAAAGGTCTCTGGTTTGCTTTCATTATCGGTATGACTGGTATTGTAGGTTCGGTGGCCTGCATCTTGTCAGGCGCTCAAATTGCTGGAAGCGTGTTGGGGTTCACTAGTCTCACGGGACTGGTGAGCACATTCATCATCGGGACGCGAGAACGGCGTGCCGAACGTGAAACCAAATTCAAAGCCATGCAATAA
- a CDS encoding glycosyltransferase family 4 protein yields the protein MKNIGIFTHDLYPYKPWGQGRYVYELAKNLRRVYEGKIFVFSPSPGIDDPYHVEVFGGSHASAGKNIGFSIKLGFVLENLIRKYDLGLVHYQGGPGGLFLIKKPSIPVIYTVHHTYYQQSAHIENQRWKKLLFLWEMFSYRKSDFLICVSPSTKRVLGRRYKLKEGLRVIPNGVDGTRFFDMNLPRIPNSLFFMGRLETRKGIDFLLKCMPVVKNGCRDVRLYVAGSGCLKRELEEMTEHFGLHENVRFLGVIDDRDVNEWYNKVSVVVIPSVFEGFGLNAIEAMSCGTPVIATDVDGLRDVVEDGVSGRLVPYNDVEGLRGCVLDLLRNDLERQQLAENGKNRVKALYDWQNISRQVAKIYQIVIGGSGETVRFHCF from the coding sequence ATGAAAAATATCGGCATTTTTACCCATGATTTATATCCTTATAAGCCTTGGGGGCAGGGGCGTTATGTTTACGAACTGGCAAAAAATCTGCGCCGTGTTTATGAGGGGAAGATTTTTGTCTTCTCTCCGTCTCCGGGGATAGACGATCCGTATCATGTCGAGGTATTTGGCGGTTCTCATGCCTCTGCTGGAAAGAATATCGGTTTTTCCATCAAGCTCGGTTTTGTTCTGGAAAATCTGATCAGAAAATATGATCTGGGACTTGTTCATTATCAGGGAGGCCCGGGCGGGCTGTTTCTCATCAAGAAACCATCCATTCCCGTTATCTACACTGTACATCATACCTATTATCAGCAGTCGGCCCACATTGAGAATCAAAGGTGGAAAAAACTGCTATTCCTGTGGGAAATGTTCAGCTACAGGAAGTCGGATTTCCTCATCTGTGTTTCGCCATCGACCAAAAGAGTTTTGGGCCGACGATATAAATTGAAAGAAGGACTTCGGGTGATTCCCAATGGAGTCGATGGAACGAGGTTCTTTGATATGAATTTGCCTCGAATCCCCAATAGTCTCTTTTTCATGGGAAGGCTGGAAACACGGAAGGGGATTGATTTTTTGCTGAAGTGCATGCCCGTGGTCAAAAACGGTTGCAGGGATGTTCGCCTCTATGTAGCTGGAAGTGGCTGCCTGAAACGGGAGCTGGAGGAAATGACCGAACATTTCGGCTTGCATGAAAACGTTCGCTTCCTTGGGGTCATTGACGACCGTGATGTGAATGAGTGGTACAACAAGGTATCTGTGGTCGTTATTCCGTCTGTGTTCGAAGGGTTCGGCCTCAATGCCATCGAAGCCATGTCTTGCGGAACTCCGGTCATCGCCACCGATGTGGATGGTCTCAGGGATGTTGTTGAAGATGGAGTGAGCGGAAGACTGGTTCCATACAATGATGTGGAGGGCCTGAGAGGATGCGTTCTGGATTTGCTCCGGAATGACTTGGAACGGCAGCAGCTGGCAGAAAATGGTAAAAATCGAGTGAAGGCTCTTTATGACTGGCAAAACATTTCCAGGCAAGTGGCTAAAATCTACCAGATAGTAATAGGGGGTTCAGGGGAGACAGTGAGGTTCCATTGCTTTTAA
- a CDS encoding B12-binding domain-containing radical SAM protein: MRVLIVNPPWPGKGFGTRSQNRIIKHRSDKFLQYPIFLAYSASQLKNAGHSVSYIDSVIQDFDLQRTEMEAKKALPDVIFMETTTPSIVADYENLTRLKEATGAGIIVGGPHATYFHRQVLEECPAIDVVIRHEFDTKISSVVSNLRDLKGVAGITYRNDGQIIDNGDGELSEHLDQIPFPDRDTIPWRWYLEAWYSRQPFMNLMTSRGCPYHCSFCLWPQSMYGHKQRFRSIDNVMSEILELVGRYGVRELNIDDGTFTTNKRRVIEFCRRLRREKLDLIWTCNGRVDTLDDEMLSEMKKGGCKMIRLGVESGSQEVLDKIRKGLTLKQIEDGVRMVKRHGIQTLGGFMFGFPYDSRKSVEETLRFAKRLSPDQVQFSIAMCYPGTSLYEYARENHLLLAKSFKEFDMTYGPVVKTLDMEREDLEHILARAYREFYFRPAFVFQTLFNMKNMDEIKRVFRSLMSLVRTIKLHQ; the protein is encoded by the coding sequence ATGCGAGTGTTGATCGTCAATCCCCCCTGGCCGGGAAAAGGATTCGGAACAAGATCCCAAAATCGAATCATCAAGCATCGAAGCGACAAGTTCCTGCAGTACCCCATTTTTCTGGCTTATAGCGCATCTCAGTTGAAGAATGCCGGACATAGCGTGAGCTATATCGATTCCGTCATTCAGGATTTCGACCTGCAGCGTACCGAGATGGAAGCCAAAAAAGCTTTGCCGGACGTGATCTTTATGGAGACCACCACGCCTTCCATCGTAGCCGACTATGAAAATCTGACGCGCTTGAAAGAGGCGACAGGCGCCGGCATCATCGTGGGCGGTCCCCACGCGACCTATTTTCATCGGCAGGTTCTCGAAGAGTGTCCGGCTATCGATGTCGTCATCCGGCATGAGTTCGATACGAAAATTTCTTCGGTGGTTTCCAACCTGCGGGATCTCAAAGGTGTTGCCGGTATCACTTATCGCAATGACGGTCAGATCATTGACAACGGTGACGGTGAGTTGTCCGAACATCTCGATCAGATCCCTTTTCCCGACCGGGATACCATCCCATGGAGGTGGTATCTGGAAGCCTGGTATTCCCGGCAGCCCTTCATGAATTTAATGACTTCCCGCGGATGTCCGTATCACTGCAGTTTCTGTCTTTGGCCTCAGAGCATGTATGGGCACAAGCAGCGATTTCGCAGCATCGACAACGTGATGTCCGAAATCCTTGAGCTTGTCGGAAGGTATGGTGTTCGCGAGCTCAATATCGATGACGGCACATTTACGACCAATAAGCGCAGAGTGATCGAGTTCTGCCGGCGTTTGCGCCGCGAAAAGTTGGATCTTATCTGGACCTGCAATGGACGGGTGGACACTCTCGATGATGAGATGCTTTCCGAAATGAAGAAGGGCGGTTGCAAGATGATCCGTCTGGGTGTCGAAAGCGGTTCTCAAGAGGTGCTCGACAAGATCCGTAAGGGTTTGACCCTGAAGCAGATCGAGGATGGAGTCCGGATGGTCAAGAGGCACGGCATCCAGACTCTTGGCGGTTTCATGTTTGGTTTCCCTTACGATTCCAGGAAGTCTGTCGAGGAAACCCTTCGTTTTGCCAAACGGCTCTCGCCGGACCAGGTGCAGTTTTCTATCGCCATGTGCTATCCGGGCACCTCTCTTTATGAATATGCCAGGGAGAATCATCTGCTTTTGGCGAAGAGCTTCAAAGAATTCGACATGACCTATGGACCGGTGGTGAAAACACTGGATATGGAACGAGAAGATCTCGAACATATTCTTGCGAGGGCCTACAGGGAGTTTTACTTCAGACCGGCATTTGTTTTTCAGACTCTTTTCAATATGAAGAATATGGATGAAATAAAAAGAGTCTTTCGCTCTCTCATGAGTCTAGTGCGCACCATAAAGTTGCATCAATGA
- a CDS encoding glycosyltransferase: protein MNCSIIVPAYNAEVTLPVLLDSLSKQTYKSDFEIIVVDDCSNDATPEVCRLKNGEILRLKKNRGPAHCRNLGARRAKGDVLIFTDSDCIVAHDWLEQIERCFAQGDAEVIMGKLVLLPSSFLGDSISALGFPAGGALGFEKVWRVSEDGFTNSLSSCNFAIKREVFEGIGGFDECFPYAGGEDSFLAYSLVQSSYRIKYCPEVLVYHGARDSLKSFFRWQFHRGLSSFIFSKKVTGKRNFASLRLWSTLNIIKHYHSDSKFPLIVFLLLMSFLVQMSGFFCAKYREIIPCEC, encoded by the coding sequence TTGAACTGTTCTATCATTGTGCCGGCCTACAATGCAGAGGTGACACTTCCGGTATTGTTGGATTCATTGAGTAAGCAAACTTACAAGAGCGATTTTGAAATCATCGTTGTGGATGATTGTTCAAACGATGCCACTCCTGAAGTGTGTCGCTTAAAAAATGGTGAGATCCTACGATTGAAAAAAAACCGTGGCCCCGCACATTGCAGAAACCTTGGAGCGCGCAGAGCCAAAGGGGATGTACTGATTTTTACGGACAGTGACTGTATTGTGGCGCATGACTGGCTTGAGCAAATCGAGCGCTGTTTTGCTCAGGGAGATGCAGAGGTGATCATGGGCAAGTTGGTGCTTTTGCCGTCTAGTTTTTTGGGGGATTCCATCTCCGCACTCGGTTTTCCCGCCGGTGGAGCTTTAGGTTTTGAAAAAGTGTGGAGGGTTTCGGAGGATGGTTTCACCAACAGCCTCAGTTCCTGTAACTTCGCTATCAAAAGGGAAGTCTTCGAAGGTATCGGCGGGTTTGACGAATGTTTCCCCTATGCCGGAGGGGAGGACAGTTTTTTGGCTTATTCCCTGGTCCAGTCAAGTTATAGAATCAAGTATTGTCCGGAGGTACTCGTCTATCACGGTGCCCGGGACTCCTTGAAAAGCTTTTTCAGGTGGCAGTTCCATAGGGGGCTCAGCAGCTTCATTTTTTCAAAAAAGGTTACCGGAAAACGGAACTTCGCTTCCCTGCGTCTCTGGTCCACCTTGAACATAATCAAGCACTATCATTCAGACAGTAAATTCCCTTTGATTGTTTTTTTGCTTCTGATGAGCTTTCTCGTGCAGATGTCCGGCTTTTTCTGTGCGAAGTATAGGGAGATCATTCCATGCGAGTGTTGA